From the Thermoleophilaceae bacterium genome, the window GTCCGCCCGCACCGCTGGGACGCGGGCGAGATCGGTGCCTCTCGCAAGCGGCTCGCACAGGCCGCGGGCGCGAAGCGGCTCGGCGTGGCGATCATCGAGATCGATCCCGGCAAGCGCTCCACCCCACCCCACAGCCACGCCGACGAGGACGAGGCGTTCCTCGTGCTCGCCGGGCGCGGCCTGAGCTATCAGCTCTCCGCGCGGGGCGAGGCGCGCACCTACGAGATCGGGGTGGACGACCTGCTGTGGCATCCGTCCAACGGGGACGCCCACACCCTCATCGCGGGCCCGGAAGGCCTGACGGTGCTCGTGGCCGCCGAGGGCACTCGCAACCACGTGACCTACCTGCCGCGCACGAACCAGTTCTGGATGGGACCGGTGTGGTCGCCGGCCGACACGCCGCCGCCGTTCAACGCAGACGCGGAGCTCGGTCCGCTCGAGCTCCCGGAGCCGACGAGGGAGCGGCCGCCCACGATCCGCAACCTCAGCGAGTTGCCGATCGAGGAGTTCCGCCAGGGCAGGCTCGCGTCCGCCGCGCGAGGCGTCCACCAGATGGGCGCGGACAGGATCGTGCTCGCGCAGGACGAGATGCCGCCGGACACTCACAACACGGACCTTCACTTCCACTCCGCGCGCGAGGAGGCGTGGTTCGTCCGCGGCGGCAGCGGCATTGCGCGGCTCGGCGAGCAGGCACACGAGCTGCGCACCGGCTCGTTCTGGCTCTGCCGCGAGAACACGGGCGTGGGACACCGCGTGGAGGTGGGCGCGGGTGGGATGCAGCTCGTGACGATGGGCGATCTCATCCCGGGCGACGTGTGCGTGTATCCCGAGAAGCGCACGTTCAAGCCGGCGCGCGGCCTGGAGGTTCCGTACTAGCGCTTCCGGGTAGGCGTGTCGGACCATGAGAGTCGTAGTACTCGGAGCCACCGGCAACGTCGGGACGAGCACGGTGAGGGCGCTGTCCGGCGACCCCGAGGTCGATTCGATCGTCGGCGTGGCGCGCCGCCTGCCGGAGCTGAACGTGCACAAGGTCGACTGGCGGCAGGCGGACATCCGCACGGCCGACCTCACATCGCTCTTCCACGGCGCGGACGCCATCGGGCACCTCGCGTGGCTGATCCAGCCCTCGCGCGACCTTCAGACCACCCGCTCGGTGAACGTCGACGGAAGCGCGCGCGTGTTCCGTGCAGTGGCGGAAGCCGGCGTGCCGGCACTCGTGTACGCGTCGTCGGTGGGCGCCTACTCGCCCGGCCCCAAGGACAGGCTCGTGGACGAGAGCTGGCCCACGAACGGCGTGGAGAGCTCGTTCTACGGTCGCCACAAGGCGGAGGTGGAGCGCCTGCTCGACGACTTCGAGCGCGAGCACGGCGACGCCGTCCGGGTCGTGCGTATGCGCCCGGGTCTCATCTTCAAGCGCGGGGCGGCTTCGGGCATCAGGCGGCTGTTCATCGGCCCGCTCGCTCCGAGCCCGCTCATGCGCGCGGGTGTCATCCCGCTCGTTCCCGACATCCCGCGGCTGCGCTTCCAGGCCGTGCATTCCGCGGACGTTGGCGAGGCGTACCGTCTGGGCGTCACCCGTGACGTCCGCGGGGCCTTCAACGTCGCGGCGGACCCTGTGCTCGACCCGCAGGAGCTCGGCCGGCTGCTGGGCGCCCGCCCCGTGCGGATTCCGGCGGGAGTACTTCGCGCACTTGCCGACATCAGCTGGCGCGTGAAGCTTCAGCCCACCCCTCCCGGCTGGCTCGACCTCGCGCTCGGAACGCCCCTCATGGACATCACGCGCGCGCGGGAGGAGCTCGGCTGGACACCGCGGCACACCTCTGGCGAGGCGCTCCTCGAACTGCTCGACGGGTTGAGCAGGTCCGACGGCGAGCCCACTCCCCCACTCTCGCCGAGCGGCGGCGGGCCGCTCCGCGTGCGCGAGCTGCTCACCGGAGTGGGCAAGAAGGCCACCTGAGCCAGGCGCGCGATTCGCCCGGGACGAACCGGGTATCCCGCCTAGCGTCCACAACGTCGAACGACGAGGAGGAACCATGGAGGCAGGCCAGCAGGAGGCCGGACACGTAACCGGCACCAAGGACAAGGACTACAACCTGATCTGGTTCACCGAGCAGTCACTCAGCAACGCGCTTCGCCTCGAGACCTACATCCAGGACGCCGAGCGCGACGGCGACTCCGACCTGGCGGAATTCTTCCGCCGCGCCCAGGCCGC encodes:
- a CDS encoding cupin domain-containing protein, with the translated sequence MRDDVPIHIDDVRPHRWDAGEIGASRKRLAQAAGAKRLGVAIIEIDPGKRSTPPHSHADEDEAFLVLAGRGLSYQLSARGEARTYEIGVDDLLWHPSNGDAHTLIAGPEGLTVLVAAEGTRNHVTYLPRTNQFWMGPVWSPADTPPPFNADAELGPLELPEPTRERPPTIRNLSELPIEEFRQGRLASAARGVHQMGADRIVLAQDEMPPDTHNTDLHFHSAREEAWFVRGGSGIARLGEQAHELRTGSFWLCRENTGVGHRVEVGAGGMQLVTMGDLIPGDVCVYPEKRTFKPARGLEVPY
- a CDS encoding NAD-dependent epimerase/dehydratase family protein, translating into MRVVVLGATGNVGTSTVRALSGDPEVDSIVGVARRLPELNVHKVDWRQADIRTADLTSLFHGADAIGHLAWLIQPSRDLQTTRSVNVDGSARVFRAVAEAGVPALVYASSVGAYSPGPKDRLVDESWPTNGVESSFYGRHKAEVERLLDDFEREHGDAVRVVRMRPGLIFKRGAASGIRRLFIGPLAPSPLMRAGVIPLVPDIPRLRFQAVHSADVGEAYRLGVTRDVRGAFNVAADPVLDPQELGRLLGARPVRIPAGVLRALADISWRVKLQPTPPGWLDLALGTPLMDITRAREELGWTPRHTSGEALLELLDGLSRSDGEPTPPLSPSGGGPLRVRELLTGVGKKAT